In Agromyces sp. 3263, a single genomic region encodes these proteins:
- a CDS encoding GntR family transcriptional regulator — MTAESKSQLAYGFIRERIDDGRYVPGYRLVLGQIARELDVSVVPVREAIRRLEAEGLVTFERNVGAQVALIKETEYLHTMQTLAIVEGAATALSAPHLGADHLRRAREINERMRRTLDDFDPHRFTELNLEFHAVLFEECPNPHVLDLVHRGWNRMRMLRDSSFSFVPGRARDSVAEHDRIVELIELGADPLEIELTARRHRTATLDAVLAYQASHAHQSPNHPTPAAAAGAAR, encoded by the coding sequence TTGACCGCTGAGAGCAAGTCGCAACTCGCCTACGGGTTCATCCGCGAGCGCATCGACGACGGGCGCTACGTTCCCGGGTACCGGCTCGTGCTCGGCCAGATCGCCAGGGAGCTCGACGTGTCGGTCGTGCCGGTGCGCGAGGCGATCCGCCGTCTCGAGGCCGAGGGGCTCGTCACCTTCGAGCGCAACGTGGGCGCGCAGGTCGCGCTCATCAAGGAGACCGAGTACCTGCACACCATGCAGACCCTCGCGATCGTCGAGGGCGCCGCCACCGCGCTGTCGGCGCCGCACCTCGGCGCCGACCATCTGCGCCGGGCGCGCGAGATCAACGAGCGGATGCGGCGCACCCTCGACGACTTCGACCCGCACCGCTTCACCGAGCTCAACCTCGAGTTCCACGCGGTGCTGTTCGAGGAGTGCCCGAACCCGCACGTGCTCGACCTCGTGCATCGCGGCTGGAACCGGATGCGGATGCTGCGCGACTCGTCGTTCAGCTTCGTACCCGGCCGCGCCCGCGACTCGGTCGCCGAGCACGACCGCATCGTCGAACTCATCGAGCTGGGCGCCGACCCGCTCGAGATCGAGCTGACGGCGCGACGCCACCGCACCGCGACCCTCGACGCCGTGCTGGCCTACCAGGCGAGCCACGCCCACCAGTCCCCGAACCACCCGACCCCCGCGGCCGCCGCCGGCGCCGCACGATGA
- the hpaD gene encoding 3,4-dihydroxyphenylacetate 2,3-dioxygenase has product MQIPEPTVTDADPIPAPAHAIPTPTATPPDIVRCAYMELVVTDLAASRAFYVDVLGLVVTEEDDEAVYLRSLEEFIHHNLVLRRGDAAAVAAFSYRVRTPEDLDLAVAFYEELGCRVERRPEGFTRGIGDSVRVEDPLGFPYEFFHDVQHVERLAWRYDLYTPGAIVRLDHFNQVTPDVPRAVKYMEDLGFRVTEDIQDEAGTTYAAWMRRKPTVHDTAMTGGDGPRMHHVAFATHEKHNIIAICDKLGALRMSDVIERGPGRHGVSNAFYLYLRDPDGHRIEIYTQDYYTGDPDNPVVTWDVHDNQRRDWWGNPVVPSWYTEASTVLDLDGNPQPLTSRTDDSEMEVTIGADGFSYTRKGDDERGFKLGNTL; this is encoded by the coding sequence ATGCAGATCCCCGAACCCACCGTCACCGACGCCGACCCCATCCCGGCCCCCGCGCACGCCATCCCCACGCCCACCGCCACGCCACCCGACATCGTGCGCTGCGCCTACATGGAACTCGTCGTCACCGACCTCGCGGCCTCCCGCGCGTTCTACGTCGACGTGCTCGGCCTCGTCGTGACCGAGGAGGACGACGAGGCGGTCTACCTGCGCTCGCTCGAGGAGTTCATCCACCACAACCTCGTGCTCCGCAGGGGCGACGCCGCCGCGGTCGCCGCCTTCAGCTACCGCGTGCGCACCCCCGAGGACCTCGATCTCGCCGTCGCGTTCTACGAGGAGCTCGGCTGCCGCGTCGAGCGCCGACCCGAGGGGTTCACCCGCGGCATCGGGGACTCGGTGCGCGTCGAGGACCCGCTGGGCTTCCCCTACGAGTTCTTCCACGACGTGCAGCACGTCGAGCGGCTCGCCTGGCGCTACGACCTGTACACGCCGGGTGCGATCGTGCGGCTCGACCACTTCAACCAGGTCACGCCCGACGTGCCGCGCGCGGTGAAGTACATGGAGGACCTCGGCTTCCGCGTGACCGAGGACATCCAGGACGAGGCCGGCACCACGTACGCGGCGTGGATGCGGCGCAAGCCCACCGTGCACGACACCGCCATGACCGGCGGCGACGGCCCGCGCATGCACCACGTGGCGTTCGCCACGCACGAGAAGCACAACATCATCGCGATCTGCGACAAGCTCGGCGCCCTGCGGATGTCGGACGTCATCGAGCGCGGACCCGGACGGCACGGCGTCTCGAACGCGTTCTACCTGTACCTGCGCGACCCCGACGGCCACCGCATCGAGATCTACACGCAGGACTACTACACCGGCGATCCCGACAACCCGGTCGTCACCTGGGACGTGCACGACAACCAGCGCCGCGACTGGTGGGGCAACCCGGTCGTGCCCTCGTGGTACACCGAGGCGTCGACCGTGCTCGACCTCGACGGCAACCCGCAGCCGCTCACCTCGCGCACCGACGACTCCGAGATGGAGGTCACCATCGGCGCCGACGGATTCTCGTACA
- the hpaE gene encoding 5-carboxymethyl-2-hydroxymuconate semialdehyde dehydrogenase codes for MTHHTPDGLPDRIRHYIDGEFVDSVGGETFDVLDPVTNETYVQAAAGQRADVDRAVAAARRAFTDGPWPRMLPRARARVLHRIADLVEAQDARLAGLETFDTGLPITQALGQAQRAAENFRFFADLIVAQRDDTYKVPGRQVNYVNRKPIGVAGLITPWNTPFMLESWKLAPALATGNTVVLKPAEFTPLSASLWAEIFREAGVPTGVFNLVNGLGEEAGDALVKHPDVPLISFTGESRTGQLIFANAAPFLKGLSMELGGKSPAVVFADADLEQALDATVFGVFSLNGERCTAGSRILVERPIYDDFVARYAERARNIVVGDPHDPATEVGSLVHPEHYDKVMSYVEIGKGEGRLVAGGGRPDGLDTGNYVAPTVFADVARDARIFQEEIFGPVVAITPFDTDDEALALANSVRYGLAAYIWTNDLKRAHTFSQAVEAGMVWLNSNNVRDLRTPFGGVKASGLGHEGGYRSIDFYTDQQAVHITLNEAHSPRFGAR; via the coding sequence ATGACGCACCACACTCCCGACGGGCTCCCCGACCGCATCCGGCACTACATCGACGGCGAGTTCGTCGACTCGGTGGGCGGCGAGACGTTCGACGTCCTCGACCCGGTCACGAACGAGACGTACGTGCAGGCCGCCGCCGGGCAGCGGGCCGACGTCGACCGCGCGGTCGCCGCGGCTCGCCGCGCCTTCACCGACGGGCCCTGGCCCCGGATGCTCCCCCGCGCTCGGGCGCGCGTCCTGCACCGCATCGCCGACCTCGTGGAGGCGCAGGACGCCCGGCTCGCCGGGCTCGAGACCTTCGACACCGGCCTGCCGATCACGCAGGCGCTCGGGCAGGCGCAGCGCGCAGCCGAGAACTTCCGGTTCTTCGCCGACCTGATCGTGGCGCAGCGCGACGACACCTACAAGGTGCCCGGCCGGCAGGTGAACTACGTGAACCGCAAGCCCATCGGCGTCGCGGGCCTGATCACGCCATGGAACACGCCGTTCATGCTCGAGTCGTGGAAGCTCGCCCCCGCCCTGGCGACGGGCAACACGGTCGTGCTCAAGCCGGCGGAGTTCACGCCGCTGTCCGCCTCGCTGTGGGCCGAGATCTTCCGCGAGGCGGGGGTGCCCACGGGCGTCTTCAACCTCGTGAACGGGCTCGGCGAGGAGGCGGGCGACGCGCTCGTGAAGCATCCGGATGTCCCGCTGATCTCGTTCACCGGCGAGAGCCGCACCGGGCAGCTGATCTTCGCGAACGCCGCACCGTTCCTGAAGGGCCTCTCGATGGAGCTCGGCGGCAAGAGCCCGGCCGTCGTCTTCGCCGACGCCGACCTCGAACAGGCGCTCGACGCGACCGTGTTCGGCGTGTTCTCGCTCAACGGCGAGCGCTGCACCGCGGGATCGCGCATCCTCGTCGAGCGGCCGATCTACGACGACTTCGTCGCCCGCTACGCCGAGCGCGCCCGGAACATCGTCGTCGGCGACCCGCACGACCCGGCCACCGAAGTCGGGTCGCTCGTGCACCCCGAGCACTACGACAAGGTCATGTCGTACGTCGAGATCGGCAAGGGCGAGGGCCGCCTGGTCGCGGGCGGCGGGCGCCCCGACGGACTCGACACGGGCAACTACGTGGCCCCCACGGTGTTCGCGGACGTCGCACGCGACGCCCGCATCTTCCAGGAGGAGATCTTCGGCCCGGTCGTCGCGATCACCCCGTTCGACACCGACGACGAGGCGCTCGCCCTCGCGAACAGCGTGAGGTACGGCCTCGCCGCCTACATCTGGACGAACGACCTCAAGCGCGCCCACACCTTCTCACAGGCCGTCGAGGCCGGAATGGTGTGGCTCAACTCGAACAACGTGCGCGACCTGCGAACGCCGTTCGGCGGCGTCAAGGCGTCGGGGCTCGGACACGAGGGCGGCTACCGCTCCATCGACTTCTACACCGACCAGCAGGCCGTGCACATCACGCTGAACGAGGCCCACTCGCCCCGCTTCGGCGCCCGCTGA
- a CDS encoding HpcH/HpaI aldolase/citrate lyase family protein translates to MPVRMTLPPTLAARLAASDRPLVGMWVCSGSALNAEIAAGSGLDVVLIDAEHSPNGPESIIAQLHAVAAYPVAPLVRPPFGDTVVIKQYLDLGAQNLLVPMVDSAEQAAEVVRSVRYPPLGVRGVGSALARSSRWNRVPGYLADASSTISLFVQVESRAAVEHVAEIVAVDGVDGILVGPADLAASMGRLGQQDHAEVVDGVLRSIHAAVEAGKPCGVNAFDPAAADRYLAAGAAFVLVGADVALLARASEALAARFIPDTSETSTDAPRASY, encoded by the coding sequence ATGCCGGTTCGAATGACGCTTCCGCCCACGCTCGCCGCGCGGCTCGCGGCATCCGACCGGCCGCTCGTGGGCATGTGGGTGTGCTCGGGCAGCGCGCTGAACGCCGAGATCGCCGCCGGCAGCGGCCTCGACGTCGTGCTCATCGACGCCGAGCACTCCCCCAACGGTCCCGAGTCGATCATCGCCCAGCTGCACGCGGTGGCCGCCTACCCCGTCGCGCCCCTCGTACGCCCGCCGTTCGGCGACACGGTCGTCATCAAGCAGTACCTCGACCTCGGCGCGCAGAACCTCCTCGTGCCGATGGTCGACTCCGCCGAGCAGGCCGCCGAGGTCGTTCGCTCCGTGCGGTACCCGCCCCTCGGCGTCCGCGGCGTGGGCAGTGCGCTGGCCAGGTCCTCGCGATGGAACCGGGTGCCCGGCTACCTCGCGGATGCCTCGAGCACGATCTCGCTCTTCGTGCAGGTGGAATCGCGGGCCGCCGTCGAGCATGTGGCCGAGATCGTCGCGGTCGACGGCGTCGACGGGATCCTCGTCGGCCCCGCCGACCTCGCCGCCTCGATGGGACGACTCGGGCAGCAGGACCACGCGGAGGTCGTCGACGGGGTGCTGCGCTCGATCCACGCGGCGGTCGAGGCGGGCAAGCCCTGCGGCGTGAACGCGTTCGACCCCGCGGCGGCCGACCGCTACCTCGCCGCCGGCGCGGCGTTCGTGCTCGTCGGAGCGGATGTCGCGCTGCTGGCGCGCGCCTCCGAGGCCCTCGCGGCCCGGTTCATCCCCGACACGTCGGAGACGTCCACCGACGCCCCACGTGCGAGCTACTGA
- a CDS encoding fumarylacetoacetate hydrolase family protein, whose product MRSSGIATPGKIIAVHLNYPSRAAQRGRTPEQPSYFLKPSSSVAASGDVLERPAGTELLAFEGEVALVIGEPARRVSPDDGWRHVAAVTAANDFGLYDLRAADKGSNVRSKGGDGFTPLGPDLIDAASVAADALRVRTWVNGALVQEDTTDTLLFPFGRLVADLSQLMTLETGDVILTGTPAGSSVVVPGDVVEVEVDAPLAPGAPSSGRLRTTITEGTTPFGDFGSAPAVDDLQRIEAWGDAQTAGIAPADRVPDAAAPPFELTDELRELLGSVGVATLSVQLRKRGYTEVFLEGVRANRPGARVVGRARTLRFIPFRPDLFARRGGGYNAQKLAFDTVEPGEVIVIDARGERGTGTVGDVLALRAQVRGAAGIVTDGGTRDFEVVAAMDIPTFSQGPHPSVLGRRHVPWEVDVAVSCGGAAVEPGDVIVGDGDGVIVIPPSLAWDVAREAAAQEAEDEWVSAQVAAGASVDGLFPMNEAWRARYEADRAPGGRVDR is encoded by the coding sequence ATGCGCAGCTCCGGCATCGCCACCCCCGGCAAGATCATCGCCGTGCACCTCAACTACCCGTCGCGCGCGGCGCAGCGCGGTCGCACCCCCGAGCAGCCGAGCTACTTCCTGAAGCCCTCCTCGTCGGTCGCGGCATCCGGCGACGTGCTGGAACGCCCGGCGGGCACCGAGCTCCTCGCCTTCGAGGGTGAGGTCGCACTCGTCATCGGCGAGCCCGCGCGCCGGGTCTCCCCCGACGATGGCTGGCGACACGTCGCGGCCGTCACCGCGGCCAACGACTTCGGGCTCTACGACCTGCGCGCCGCAGACAAGGGGTCGAACGTGCGCTCGAAGGGCGGCGACGGGTTCACGCCGCTCGGCCCCGACCTCATCGACGCGGCATCCGTCGCCGCCGACGCCCTGCGCGTGCGCACCTGGGTGAACGGCGCCCTCGTGCAGGAGGACACGACCGACACGCTGTTGTTCCCGTTCGGCCGCCTCGTCGCCGACCTCTCGCAGCTCATGACGCTCGAGACGGGCGACGTCATCCTCACCGGCACGCCCGCGGGATCCTCGGTCGTCGTGCCCGGCGACGTGGTGGAGGTCGAGGTCGACGCACCGCTGGCGCCCGGCGCCCCGAGCTCGGGACGCCTCCGCACGACGATCACCGAGGGCACCACCCCGTTCGGCGACTTCGGCTCCGCACCCGCCGTCGACGACCTCCAGCGGATCGAGGCGTGGGGCGACGCGCAGACGGCGGGCATCGCACCCGCCGATCGGGTTCCGGATGCCGCCGCGCCGCCGTTCGAGCTCACCGACGAGCTGCGGGAGCTGCTCGGGTCCGTCGGCGTGGCGACCCTCAGCGTGCAACTGCGCAAGCGCGGCTACACCGAGGTCTTCCTCGAGGGGGTGCGCGCCAACCGCCCCGGCGCACGCGTCGTCGGACGCGCCCGCACCCTGCGGTTCATCCCGTTCCGTCCCGACCTGTTCGCCCGCAGGGGCGGCGGATACAACGCGCAGAAGCTCGCCTTCGACACGGTCGAGCCCGGCGAGGTCATCGTCATCGACGCCCGCGGCGAGCGCGGCACCGGCACGGTCGGCGACGTGCTCGCGCTGCGGGCGCAGGTGCGCGGCGCGGCCGGCATCGTCACCGACGGCGGCACCCGTGACTTCGAGGTGGTCGCCGCCATGGACATCCCGACCTTCTCGCAGGGGCCGCACCCGTCGGTGCTCGGGCGCCGCCATGTGCCGTGGGAGGTCGACGTCGCCGTCTCATGCGGCGGCGCGGCCGTCGAGCCCGGCGACGTCATCGTGGGCGACGGCGACGGCGTGATCGTCATCCCGCCCTCGCTCGCCTGGGACGTCGCCCGCGAGGCGGCGGCCCAGGAGGCGGAAGACGAGTGGGTGTCCGCACAGGTCGCGGCCGGGGCATCCGTCGACGGCCTGTTCCCCATGAACGAGGCGTGGCGCGCCCGCTACGAGGCGGACCGCGCACCTGGAGGCCGCGTTGACCGCTGA